In one Ailuropoda melanoleuca isolate Jingjing unplaced genomic scaffold, ASM200744v2 unplaced-scaffold7743, whole genome shotgun sequence genomic region, the following are encoded:
- the LOC100471571 gene encoding olfactory receptor 2AK2-like, translating to MKKGNQSVETDFILSGLFQYGLMDTFLFVAIVMFFAVALMGNIILILLIQLDARLHTAMYFLLSQLSFMDIMNISTTVPRMTTNFLSNSKTITFLGCVIQTFLFMVLGGTEALLLGFMSYDRYVAICYPLHYPILISKKICWFMVTCAWTSGSINALVHTLYVFHLPFCRSQLINHFFCELPSLLQLVCQDNSTYEYTVILSGLIILLLSFMTILASYARVLSVVFQMSSGKGQTRAISTCSSHLIVASLFYVTGLSTYTRPHSLHSPEKDKAVAVFYTIITPLLNPFIYSLRNKEFIWAMRRLLA from the coding sequence atgaagaaaggaaatcaaagtGTTGAAACAGACTTTATACTTTCTGGTCTTTTCCAGTATGGTCTCATGGACACTTTCCTCTTTGTTGCCATTGTAATGTTCTTTGCAGTGGCTCTGATGGGGAATATCATACTGATCCTTCTCATTCAACTGGACGCCAGGCTCCACACTGCAATGTACTTTCTACTCAGTCAGCTCTCCTTCATGGATATAATGAACATTTCCACCACAGTGCCCAGGATGACCACCAACTTTCTGTCAAATAGTAAGACCATTACATTTTTAGGCTGTGTGATTCAAACCTTTTTGTTCATGGTCCTTGGTGGAACTGAAGCCCTTCTCCTTGGTTTCATGTCTTATGATCGATATGTAGCCATCTGTTATCCTTTACACTATCCTATACTCATAAGCAAGAAGATCTGCTGGTTCATGGTCACATGTGCATGGACCAGTGGTTCTATCAATGCTTTAGTACATACATTGTATGTATTTCATCTTCCATTTTGTAGATCACAGCTCATCaaccactttttctgtgaacttccATCTCTATTACAACTGGTGTGTCAGgacaattccacatatgagtacaCAGTCATTCTGAGTGGGCTTATTATCCTGCTCCTGTCATTCATGACTATTCTAGCATCCTATGCACGTGTACTTTCTGTAGTTTTTCAGATGAGCTCAGGTAAAGGACAGACAAGAGCTATTTCCACTTGCTCTTCTCACCTGATTGTGGCAAGCCTATTCTATGTGACTGGTCTCTCCACCTACACAAGGCCACACTCCTTGCATTCTCCAGAGAAAGATAAGGCAGTGGCAGTGTTTTACACCATCATTACACCTCTTCTGAACCCATttatctacagcctgaggaataAGGAGTTTATTTGGGCCATGAGAAGACTGTTAGCATAA